One window from the genome of Rhodococcus sp. ABRD24 encodes:
- the pepN gene encoding aminopeptidase N codes for MAPPNLTREQAAERSALLTVDNYHIELDLTDGSGRPGESTFRSRTTVTFAATAGASTFIDIIAATVHSAVLNGTPVDLASYDEATGIALDGLAETNELVVDADCLYTNTGEGLHRFVDPTDDAVYLYSQFETADAKRMFACFDQPDLKATFNITVTAPEDWTVVSNAETVQTLVATPGRHVFRTTPRMSTYLVALIAGPYAQWSDSYSDEHGHIPLGIFCRASLAEYMDAERLFTETKQGFGFYHRNFGIPYAFGKYDQLFVPEFNAGAMENAGAVTFLEDYVFRSKVTRYSYERRAETVLHEMAHMWFGDLVTMRWWDDLWLNESFATFASVLCQTEATEYTNAWTTFANVEKSWAYRQDQLPSTHPIAADIPDLAAVEVNFDGITYAKGASVLKQLVAYVGVEPFMSGLRAYFAEHAFGNATFDDLLRALEKASGRDLSGWGTQWLKTTGLNILRPDFQIEPDGTFSRFAVLQEGAEPGAGETRVHRLAVGVYDDDPATGKLIRTHRVELDIEGTSTDVPELVGVPRGKLILVNDDDLTYCSLRLDRDSLDTLVGRIGDIAEPLPRTLAWSAAWEMTRQAEMRARDFVSLVQRGIGAETEVGVVQRILLQAQTALGSYADPGWADTYGWPAFADRLLELAREAEPGSDHQLAFVNALTGSQLSAWHSEVLQELLDGDPAKLGLSGLLVDTDLRWRIVHALAAAGEVDADGPETPFIDAEAKRDPTAAGARQAGSAAAARPQAAVKEQAWTTVFDDDTVPNITARAIIGGIVAPGQSALLEPYVARYFAEIPAVWERRSSEVAQTVVVGLYPSWSITEQSVAAADAFLAGEHPPALRRLVVEGKAGIVRSLKARAFDAT; via the coding sequence CGACGGCGGGAGCCTCGACCTTCATCGACATCATCGCCGCCACAGTGCATTCCGCGGTGCTCAACGGCACGCCTGTCGACCTGGCGTCGTACGACGAAGCCACCGGGATCGCGCTCGACGGCCTGGCCGAAACAAACGAACTGGTCGTAGACGCCGACTGCCTCTACACCAACACCGGTGAGGGACTGCACCGGTTCGTCGATCCGACGGACGACGCCGTGTACCTGTACTCGCAGTTCGAGACGGCCGACGCCAAGCGAATGTTCGCGTGCTTCGACCAGCCGGACCTCAAGGCCACCTTCAACATCACGGTCACCGCGCCGGAGGACTGGACGGTGGTCTCCAATGCCGAGACCGTGCAGACCCTCGTGGCCACGCCGGGCCGGCACGTCTTCCGCACCACCCCGCGGATGAGCACGTACTTGGTAGCGCTGATCGCCGGACCGTACGCGCAGTGGTCGGACAGCTACTCCGACGAGCACGGGCACATCCCCCTCGGTATCTTCTGCCGAGCCTCGCTCGCCGAGTACATGGACGCCGAGCGGCTCTTCACCGAGACCAAGCAGGGCTTCGGCTTCTACCACCGCAACTTCGGGATCCCTTATGCCTTCGGCAAGTACGACCAGCTGTTCGTGCCGGAGTTCAACGCGGGCGCAATGGAGAACGCGGGCGCGGTCACTTTCCTCGAGGACTACGTGTTCCGGTCCAAGGTGACGCGTTACTCGTACGAGCGGCGAGCCGAGACGGTGCTGCACGAGATGGCACACATGTGGTTCGGCGACCTCGTCACGATGCGCTGGTGGGACGACCTGTGGCTCAACGAGTCGTTCGCGACGTTCGCGTCCGTGCTGTGCCAGACCGAGGCCACCGAGTACACCAACGCATGGACGACGTTCGCGAACGTCGAGAAGTCGTGGGCATACCGGCAGGACCAGTTGCCGTCGACGCATCCGATCGCCGCGGACATCCCGGATCTCGCAGCCGTCGAGGTGAACTTCGACGGCATCACATACGCCAAGGGCGCGAGCGTGCTCAAGCAACTGGTCGCGTACGTGGGCGTCGAACCATTCATGTCCGGTCTGCGCGCCTACTTCGCCGAGCATGCGTTCGGCAATGCGACGTTCGACGACCTGCTCCGGGCACTGGAGAAGGCGTCGGGCCGCGACCTGTCCGGCTGGGGCACCCAGTGGCTCAAAACCACGGGCCTGAACATCCTGCGCCCGGACTTCCAGATCGAGCCCGACGGCACGTTCTCCCGCTTCGCGGTGCTGCAGGAGGGCGCCGAGCCCGGTGCCGGCGAGACCCGCGTGCACCGCCTCGCCGTGGGCGTCTACGACGACGACCCGGCCACCGGCAAACTGATCCGCACCCACCGCGTCGAGCTCGATATCGAAGGCACGAGTACCGATGTGCCCGAACTGGTCGGGGTGCCGCGCGGCAAGCTGATCCTGGTCAACGACGACGACCTCACATACTGCTCGCTCCGGCTGGACCGCGATTCGCTCGACACACTCGTCGGGCGGATCGGCGACATCGCCGAACCGCTCCCCCGCACTCTCGCGTGGTCGGCGGCGTGGGAAATGACCCGGCAGGCAGAGATGCGGGCACGCGACTTCGTGAGCCTCGTCCAGCGCGGAATCGGCGCCGAGACCGAGGTGGGCGTCGTACAGCGGATCCTGCTGCAGGCGCAGACAGCGCTGGGCAGCTACGCCGATCCGGGCTGGGCCGACACCTATGGCTGGCCGGCGTTTGCAGACCGGCTGCTCGAGCTGGCGCGCGAGGCCGAGCCCGGCTCGGACCACCAACTCGCATTCGTCAACGCGCTCACGGGATCACAGCTGTCCGCGTGGCACAGCGAAGTCCTGCAGGAGTTGCTCGACGGCGATCCCGCGAAGCTGGGCCTGTCCGGGCTGCTCGTGGACACCGACCTGCGCTGGCGGATCGTCCATGCGCTGGCGGCGGCAGGCGAGGTGGACGCCGACGGCCCCGAGACCCCGTTCATCGACGCTGAGGCGAAACGTGATCCCACCGCAGCGGGCGCCCGTCAGGCGGGATCTGCGGCGGCCGCTCGGCCGCAGGCCGCGGTCAAGGAACAGGCGTGGACGACGGTGTTCGACGACGACACCGTCCCGAACATCACCGCCCGCGCCATCATCGGCGGCATCGTCGCACCCGGGCAGTCCGCACTGCTCGAGCCGTACGTCGCCCGCTACTTCGCCGAGATCCCCGCGGTATGGGAGCGGCGGTCCAGCGAGGTCGCGCAGACCGTCGTCGTCGGGCTGTACCCGTCGTGGTCCATCACCGAGCAGTCGGTGGCCGCGGCGGACGCCTTCCTCGCGGGCGAGCATCCGCCCGCCTTGCGCCGACTTGTCGTTGAAGGCAAGGCCGGCATCGTGCGCTCGCTGAAGGCTCGGGCGTTCGACGCCACCTGA
- a CDS encoding DUF5130 domain-containing protein: MASGDVLQTSSVAPADLPVGTVVTTSGRISGLHRIGEPFEDQLPFTTDELVSLDDALTDATRATKVRFNVYVGDLGQNPAEGADALFPKTPEAARSILIAVSPNQRAIEIRGGRDVANRVTDRVTQLGVTAAVASFGEGDLIDGLVSALRVMSAAITPR; encoded by the coding sequence GTGGCAAGTGGTGACGTTCTCCAGACCTCGTCGGTAGCACCGGCGGATCTGCCGGTGGGCACCGTCGTGACGACGAGCGGGCGGATCTCCGGCCTGCACCGCATCGGTGAGCCGTTCGAGGATCAGCTTCCCTTCACCACGGACGAGTTGGTGAGCCTCGACGACGCGCTCACCGACGCGACCCGCGCGACCAAGGTGCGGTTCAACGTCTACGTCGGCGACTTGGGCCAGAACCCGGCGGAGGGTGCCGACGCGCTGTTCCCGAAAACCCCGGAGGCCGCGCGATCGATCCTCATCGCTGTGTCCCCGAACCAGCGCGCAATCGAGATCCGCGGTGGTCGTGATGTCGCGAACCGCGTCACCGACCGCGTGACGCAGCTCGGCGTCACCGCGGCTGTCGCGTCCTTCGGTGAGGGCGACCTCATCGACGGGCTCGTCTCCGCGCTACGCGTCATGAGCGCCGCGATCACCCCGCGATAG
- a CDS encoding HNH endonuclease, with product MGQRHGARAHRQLVPADARGDRASGAFPLQVIPEPPYPGLRLSDRGTPTTWNKRRVLLLNATFEPLTALPARRAVVLMVCDKADAVHEDPLGPVVHSEGCSLQVPSVIRLRNYVRVPYRAKVPMTRAALMYRDRFRCGYCGDKAETVDHVVPRSRGGGHSWENCVASCAPCNHLKADKLLAELGWTLRTALVPPSGPHWRLLATTTEVHPTWLPYLGEGAA from the coding sequence ATGGGACAGCGACATGGCGCGCGAGCGCATCGACAACTCGTGCCCGCTGATGCCCGGGGAGACCGGGCGTCGGGGGCTTTTCCGCTGCAGGTGATACCCGAGCCCCCGTATCCGGGGCTCAGGTTGTCGGACCGCGGCACGCCGACCACCTGGAACAAACGTCGGGTGTTACTGCTGAACGCCACTTTCGAACCACTCACCGCGCTTCCCGCGCGTCGCGCTGTGGTGCTGATGGTGTGCGACAAGGCCGACGCCGTTCACGAGGACCCACTCGGACCGGTCGTCCATTCCGAGGGTTGTTCGCTCCAGGTGCCGTCCGTGATCCGGCTTCGAAACTACGTTCGGGTGCCGTACCGCGCCAAGGTCCCGATGACCCGGGCCGCGCTGATGTATCGCGATCGATTCCGCTGCGGATATTGCGGCGACAAGGCGGAAACCGTCGACCACGTCGTTCCCCGCAGTCGCGGTGGCGGTCACTCGTGGGAGAACTGTGTTGCCTCCTGCGCGCCCTGCAACCATCTCAAGGCAGACAAACTTCTTGCCGAACTGGGCTGGACGCTACGGACTGCGCTGGTGCCACCGTCCGGGCCGCACTGGCGATTGCTCGCAACAACCACCGAGGTGCATCCGACGTGGCTTCCGTATCTGGGCGAAGGCGCGGCCTGA
- a CDS encoding globin, translating into MTDTQQTFYEAVGGAETFRRLTARFYEEVAKDEVVRPLYPEEDLGPAERRMRMFLEQYWGGPRTYSEERGHPRLRMRHNPFRIGPIERDAWLRCMHVAIASIDEQTLDEPHRRALIDYMNTAAASMVNAPV; encoded by the coding sequence ATGACTGATACGCAGCAAACCTTCTACGAAGCGGTCGGCGGGGCCGAAACGTTCCGCCGGCTGACCGCGCGGTTCTACGAGGAAGTGGCCAAGGACGAGGTAGTCCGTCCGCTGTACCCGGAGGAGGACCTCGGCCCGGCGGAGCGCCGCATGCGGATGTTCCTCGAACAGTACTGGGGCGGCCCGCGCACCTACTCCGAAGAACGCGGCCATCCGCGCCTGAGGATGCGCCACAATCCGTTCCGGATCGGCCCGATCGAGCGGGACGCGTGGCTGCGGTGCATGCACGTGGCGATCGCCTCGATCGACGAGCAGACACTCGATGAGCCGCACCGCCGCGCCCTCATCGACTACATGAACACGGCAGCCGCATCGATGGTCAACGCGCCGGTCTAG
- a CDS encoding glycoside hydrolase family 13 protein, whose amino-acid sequence MTTGENESTAGLRQDAWWADAVFYQVYPRSFSDSSGDGVGDLGGVLDRLGYLELLGVDAIWLNPVMRSPMADHGYDVSDPRDIDPLFGNLATMDQLIAEAHDRGIRVTMDLVPNHTSNEHPWFREALAAGPGSAARERYIFRDGRGPGGSEPPNNWPSVFGGRAWTRVTEPDGTPGQWYLHIFAREQPDLNWDNPEVFADLEQTLRFWLDRGVDGFRIDVAHGMAKPDGLPDHDWDTNKLLSSGDTELLGSGDNDPRFNNPGVHAIHRGIRKIMNEYPGTMAVGEIWVRDNERFGEYIRPDELHLGFNFRLAETRFDADSVRAAIENSLDAVARVGGTPTWTLSNHDIDREVTRYGSGVRGLARARAMALVELALPGASFIYNGAELGLPNAELPDEVLQDPVWERSGHTERGRDGCRVPVPWEGDRPPFGFSTTPATWLPIPPEWAALTVETQLEDVSSTLSLYRAALELRSTRPEFSGAEIDWYGSPPGCFAFRRRGGLICALNATDEPIRLPPGTVLLTSAPLLGGLLPPDSAAWLV is encoded by the coding sequence GTGACCACGGGCGAGAACGAGTCGACGGCAGGCCTCCGGCAGGACGCGTGGTGGGCCGACGCGGTCTTCTACCAGGTGTATCCGCGGTCGTTCTCCGACAGTAGCGGCGACGGGGTGGGCGACCTGGGCGGCGTACTGGACCGGCTCGGCTATCTCGAACTACTCGGGGTCGACGCGATCTGGCTCAACCCGGTCATGCGCTCTCCCATGGCAGACCACGGCTACGACGTCTCCGACCCCCGCGACATCGATCCGCTGTTCGGCAACCTCGCGACGATGGACCAGCTGATCGCCGAGGCGCACGATCGCGGGATTCGGGTCACGATGGATCTGGTTCCCAATCACACCAGCAATGAGCACCCGTGGTTCCGGGAGGCACTCGCGGCAGGGCCCGGCAGCGCGGCGCGCGAGCGGTACATCTTCCGGGATGGCCGCGGTCCCGGCGGCTCCGAGCCGCCCAACAACTGGCCGAGCGTGTTCGGCGGCCGGGCGTGGACCAGAGTGACCGAGCCCGACGGCACTCCGGGCCAGTGGTACCTACATATCTTCGCGCGCGAGCAGCCGGACCTGAACTGGGACAACCCGGAGGTGTTCGCCGATCTCGAACAGACCCTGCGGTTCTGGTTGGACCGGGGCGTCGACGGCTTCCGCATCGACGTCGCACACGGTATGGCCAAACCCGACGGCCTGCCCGACCACGACTGGGACACCAACAAGCTGCTCAGCAGTGGTGACACTGAGCTGCTCGGCAGCGGTGACAACGATCCACGCTTCAACAATCCCGGCGTACACGCAATCCACCGCGGCATCCGCAAGATCATGAACGAGTACCCGGGCACCATGGCTGTGGGCGAGATCTGGGTGCGCGACAACGAGCGATTCGGCGAGTACATCCGCCCAGATGAGCTCCACCTGGGCTTCAACTTCCGACTGGCCGAGACCCGGTTCGACGCAGATTCGGTCCGCGCCGCGATAGAGAACTCGCTGGACGCGGTCGCCCGCGTCGGCGGCACCCCCACGTGGACACTGTCCAATCACGATATCGACCGCGAGGTCACTCGCTACGGCAGTGGCGTGCGCGGACTCGCACGAGCCCGGGCGATGGCCCTCGTCGAGTTGGCGCTGCCTGGTGCATCATTCATCTACAACGGCGCCGAACTCGGTTTACCCAACGCCGAGCTGCCCGACGAGGTGCTGCAGGATCCGGTATGGGAGCGGTCCGGCCACACCGAGCGCGGGCGCGACGGCTGCCGGGTCCCGGTCCCGTGGGAGGGCGACCGTCCTCCGTTCGGATTCTCGACCACACCCGCCACGTGGCTGCCAATCCCACCGGAGTGGGCGGCGCTGACCGTCGAGACCCAGCTCGAAGACGTCTCCTCGACCCTGTCGTTGTATCGTGCGGCGCTCGAACTGCGTTCGACACGGCCGGAGTTCTCTGGGGCCGAGATCGACTGGTACGGAAGCCCGCCCGGATGCTTCGCGTTCCGCCGCCGGGGCGGACTGATCTGTGCGCTGAACGCCACGGACGAACCGATCCGCCTGCCTCCCGGCACCGTGCTTCTCACCAGCGCCCCGCTGCTCGGCGGCCTGCTACCGCCCGATTCAGCCGCCTGGCTGGTCTGA
- a CDS encoding cytochrome P450, which produces MRPTMSEGAAYVPRSGESWRDPWSMYAALRDHSPVHNVVPAESPADDYWVLTRHEDVYNAARDHETFSSAEGLTMTYGELDKIGLRDNPPLVMLDPPVHTEFRRLVARGFTPRQVASVEPEVRRFVVERIEGLRAAGGGDIVTELFKPLPSMVVAHYLGVPAEDRGQFDGWTEAIVAANANGDPLEAAAAVGDLMGYFGGLIDRRRAEHEAGVRGDDTISHLVAAGLGADGDIAGILSILGFAFTMVTGGNDTTTGMLGGAVQLLTQRRDQRDLLLADPALIPGALEELLRLTSPVQGLARTTTRDVTIDEVTIPAGRKVLLVYGSANRDPRMYGSDSEELDVLRQPKQIMTFSNGAHHCLGAAAARMQARVALEELLARCPDFDVDIDGVVYAAGNYVRRPTHIPFRADAQ; this is translated from the coding sequence ATGAGACCGACAATGTCTGAGGGTGCCGCCTACGTCCCCCGCTCGGGTGAGTCGTGGCGGGACCCGTGGAGCATGTATGCGGCACTCCGTGACCACTCCCCCGTCCACAACGTGGTTCCGGCCGAGTCTCCCGCCGACGACTACTGGGTTCTCACCCGGCATGAAGACGTCTACAACGCTGCCCGTGACCACGAGACCTTCTCCTCCGCGGAAGGACTCACCATGACCTACGGAGAGCTCGACAAGATCGGATTGCGGGACAACCCGCCGCTGGTGATGCTCGATCCTCCCGTACACACCGAGTTCCGCCGTCTGGTAGCGCGCGGCTTCACACCACGTCAGGTCGCGTCCGTCGAACCCGAGGTGCGCAGGTTCGTCGTCGAGCGCATCGAAGGGTTGCGGGCGGCGGGCGGAGGCGACATCGTCACGGAACTGTTCAAGCCCCTACCGAGCATGGTCGTCGCCCACTACCTGGGGGTTCCGGCCGAGGACCGCGGCCAGTTCGACGGCTGGACCGAGGCAATCGTCGCGGCCAATGCCAATGGTGACCCGCTGGAGGCCGCCGCCGCGGTCGGCGACCTGATGGGATACTTCGGTGGACTCATCGACCGCCGCCGGGCCGAGCACGAGGCTGGTGTCCGGGGCGACGACACCATCTCGCACCTCGTCGCAGCGGGACTGGGCGCCGACGGCGACATCGCGGGCATCCTGTCGATCCTCGGATTCGCATTCACTATGGTCACCGGCGGCAACGACACCACCACAGGAATGCTCGGCGGCGCCGTCCAATTGCTGACGCAGCGCCGCGACCAGCGCGACCTGCTACTCGCCGACCCTGCGCTGATCCCGGGCGCACTCGAGGAACTGCTGCGCCTCACGTCGCCGGTCCAGGGTCTGGCCCGCACCACCACGCGGGACGTCACCATCGATGAGGTGACGATTCCCGCCGGGCGCAAAGTGCTGCTTGTGTACGGGTCCGCCAACCGCGATCCCCGAATGTACGGTTCCGATTCCGAAGAGCTCGACGTACTCCGCCAGCCGAAGCAGATCATGACCTTCAGCAACGGCGCCCACCATTGCCTCGGCGCCGCCGCGGCCCGCATGCAAGCCCGGGTCGCGCTCGAGGAACTCCTCGCCCGCTGCCCCGACTTCGACGTGGACATCGACGGTGTCGTCTATGCCGCCGGCAACTACGTCCGGCGCCCCACCCACATCCCGTTCCGGGCCGACGCGCAGTGA
- a CDS encoding TetR/AcrR family transcriptional regulator has protein sequence MTSGTSGTSGTSGSWLRDERIEVAAEKILDAAAELFVERGVATTGMSEVAAAAGCSRATLYRYFENRRALHRAFVHREARRLGEQIALTVAPIADPRVRITEAVMMAVGEVRATPTLAAWFGLGDAGLASELASTSEVIEVLGAAFLADIWNSEDAETSRRARWLVRIIVSLLTVPGADADEERASIEQFVVPVLVPPGAQHREQLD, from the coding sequence GTGACTTCCGGGACTTCCGGGACTTCCGGGACTTCCGGATCGTGGCTGCGCGACGAGCGGATCGAGGTCGCCGCCGAGAAGATCCTCGACGCAGCCGCGGAGCTGTTCGTCGAACGAGGCGTCGCGACCACCGGCATGTCGGAAGTCGCGGCGGCCGCGGGCTGCTCACGCGCAACTCTGTACCGCTACTTCGAGAACCGCCGCGCGCTGCATCGCGCCTTCGTACACCGGGAGGCTCGGCGGCTCGGCGAACAGATCGCGCTCACCGTCGCTCCGATCGCCGACCCCCGCGTACGGATCACGGAAGCCGTGATGATGGCGGTCGGCGAGGTGCGGGCGACGCCGACGCTGGCGGCCTGGTTCGGGCTCGGTGACGCAGGCCTCGCCTCAGAACTGGCGAGCACCTCCGAGGTGATCGAGGTCCTCGGCGCCGCCTTCCTCGCGGACATATGGAACAGCGAGGATGCCGAGACCTCCCGCCGCGCAAGGTGGTTGGTGCGGATCATCGTCTCACTACTGACCGTGCCAGGAGCCGACGCCGACGAAGAGCGGGCGTCCATCGAACAGTTCGTGGTGCCGGTGTTGGTCCCACCTGGCGCGCAACACCGTGAACAGCTGGATTAG
- a CDS encoding thioesterase family protein: MTLKVSEEAVSSRAVIDPRAGFHTKVVVRWSDMDAFQHINHARMVTLLEEARIPWLFEDAAPTVTLRDGAVIVDLHVRYRGQLRHEDSPLDVLMWVEQVRAVDFTIAYEVRPGGASAASAPAIVASTQIAAFDIDTQRLRRLTAPEREFLERWKHG; encoded by the coding sequence ATGACTTTGAAGGTCTCGGAGGAAGCGGTGTCCAGCCGTGCGGTCATCGACCCACGGGCGGGGTTCCACACGAAGGTGGTCGTGCGCTGGTCTGACATGGACGCGTTTCAGCACATCAACCATGCACGGATGGTGACGCTCCTCGAGGAGGCGCGCATCCCGTGGCTGTTCGAGGATGCAGCTCCCACCGTCACCCTGCGGGACGGCGCGGTGATCGTCGATCTGCACGTGCGCTACCGCGGCCAGTTGCGGCACGAGGACAGCCCGCTGGACGTGCTGATGTGGGTTGAACAGGTTCGCGCCGTCGACTTCACCATTGCGTACGAGGTACGTCCGGGTGGAGCGTCCGCGGCATCGGCGCCCGCAATCGTCGCGTCGACGCAGATCGCGGCGTTCGACATCGACACCCAGCGGCTGCGTCGCCTCACTGCCCCAGAGCGCGAGTTCCTGGAGCGCTGGAAGCATGGATGA